The DNA region ATCCAACTGGTTTAATTTTATTATCATGGTCAATAACAGCCACACCGGGAACATTAGTTATAGATCTAATCCCAGAAAAGAGAAAGTTAAAAGTGGCTACAATAAGTCCAAGGAGTAGAGAGGATATTGTACCTTTTGAACCATACATTAAAAAAATTTTTGATTAAATTAAAAATAAATATTTTATTCAATAGGTTTCATAGAATCTCTGTAGATTTGTTCTACCCTTTCTCTTGTAGCCTCTACAGGAGCTAAACTTAATAATAAATCTAAACTTGGAGTGTTAAATGCTAAATCAACTAATTGTGGAATGTCATCTTCTCCAAATCCTAA from Methanocaldococcus sp. includes:
- a CDS encoding monovalent cation/H+ antiporter subunit E, with protein sequence MRLFGVIGYLAVLIKAITESWIDVVRRCINGDIKPEIIEIESIINNPTGLILLSWSITATPGTLVIDLIPEKRKLKVATISPRSREDIVPFEPYIKKIFD